A genomic window from Glycine max cultivar Williams 82 chromosome 17, Glycine_max_v4.0, whole genome shotgun sequence includes:
- the LOC100786767 gene encoding mitochondrial outer membrane import complex protein METAXIN — protein MAELNTLVVRKPCFGLPTGCTQSLSAYIYLKFAQIPFQLDFHLNNPHSNQIPYFEVGDSVAYNNEKEGIIECLKKDVGVVDLDSGVSSLPEWISTKAILTTWLADALAYELWLGCEGSSAYSIYYSDLPWPLGKILSWKKAIWVKLKHGITNDNAEVKKEEIYERAKSAYEALSSCLGEQNYLFENRPSSLDAIFLAHGLVVLHALPESSMLRIKFSEHANLVRYVQQCKTELIDAAPSPSSAPQFHTDATSSASKSHSSSKPKSKPKREKTQEEKTFKRKAKYFVVAQLVAVVVFLTLMTSFDDAEVELDDDDGSYDYDE, from the exons ATGGCGGAACTGAACACTCTGGTGGTGCGAAAGCCATGTTTTGGCCTTCCAACCGGTTGCACTCAATCCCTCTCTGCCTACATTTATCTCAAATTCGCCCAAATTCCCTTCCAATTGGACTTCCACCTCAACAACCCTCATTCTA aTCAAATTCCTTACTTTGAGGTTGGTGACTCTGTGGCTTATAATAATGAGAAGGAGGGGATCATTGAGTGCTTGAAGAAAGATGTTGGGGTTGTTGATTTGGATAGTGGGGTTTCTTCACTCCCTGAGTGGATTTCAACCAAAGCAATTCTCACCACTTGGCTTGCTGATGCACTTGCCTATGAACTCTGGCTGGGGTGTGAAGGTTCCTCTGCTTATAGCATCTATTACTCTGATCTTCCTTGGCCATTGGGGAAGATTCTGTCTTGGAAGAAAGCTATTTGGGTAAAGCTGAAACATGGGATAACTAATGACAATGCTGAAGTGAAAAAAGAAGAG ATTTATGAGAGAGCAAAGTCTGCATATGAGGCGCTGTCAAGTTGCTTAGGTGAACAGAATTACTTATTTGAGAACAG GCCATCAAGCTTGGATGCTATTTTTCTTGCACATGGACTAGTTGTTCTTCATGCTTTACCT GAATCTTCAATGTTGCGGATCAAGTTTTCAGAGCATGCTAATTTAGTTAGATATGTGCAACAATGTAAGACAGAACTTATAGATGCAGCTCCATCTCCTTCCTCTGCCCCACAATTTCATACTGATGCAACATCATCTGCTTCTAAAAGTCATTCAA gttCAAAGCCGAAGAGTAAGCCCAAAAGGGAGAAAACACAGGAGGAGAAAACCTTCAAAAGGAAGGCCAAATATTTTGTGGTAGCACAGTTGGTTGCAGTTGTTGTGTTCCTCACACTTATGACTTCATTTGATGATGCTGAAGTGGAgttagatgatgatgatggtagtTATGATTACGATGAATGA